In the Ornithinimicrobium pratense genome, GAGGCCCAGCCGCACTGGTTCGCCGAGCAGGTCGAGCTGGGCCGGCCGGACGACATCGCGGTCATCTGCACCACCTCGGGCACCACCTCCAAGCCCAAGCTCGGCGAGTTGTCCCACGCCAACCTGCTGGCGATGGCGCACAACCTCACCCAGATCGACCCGGCCGACAGCTCCTTCCGCTACGTCTCCTTCCTGCCCTTCGCCTGGATCGGCGAGCAGATGCTCGCGGTCGCGATCGGGCTGGGGCGCGGGCTGACGATCAGCTTCCCCGAGGACGCCTCCACCCAGCGCTCGGACCTGCGCGAGATCGGTCCAGACGTCATGTTCTCCCCGCCCCGGATCTGGGAGTCGATGCTCTCCGAGGTCCAGGTCCGCATCGACGAGGCCGGCTGGCTCAAGCGCAAGGTCTTCGGCTGGGGCTACGACATCGGTGACAAGGCCGCGCGCGCCCGCGTCCAGGGCAAGGGCCGCAGTGGGCTGCTGACCAAGCTCGCCGACGCGGTCAGCACCCGCCCGGTGCGCGACCAGCTCGGCCTGGCCCGGGTGCAGCGCGCCTACACCGGCGGCGCCCCGCTGGGCCCCGACGTCTTCCGCTTTTTCCACGCGATCGGGGTCAACCTCAAGCAGATCTACGGGCAGACCGAGATCTGCGGGATCGCCGTCGTCCACCGCGACGACGACATTGCCTTCAACACCGTCGGCACCCCCATCCCCGGGACCGACCTGCGGATCACCGACGACGGCGAGATCCTGCTGCGCTCGCCCTCGGTGTTCCGCGGTTACCACCGCCAGCCGGCGGAGACGGCCAAGACGGTCGACGCGGATGGGTGGCTGCATACCGGCGATGCGGGTTATCTGGACGAGGACGGCCACCTGGTTGTCATCGACCGCGCCAAGGACGTGCTGACCGCACCGGACGGCAGCCGCTACTCCAGCCAGTTCATCGAGAACAAGGTCAAGTTCAGCCCCTACGTCGAGGAGGCTGTGGTCTTCGGCCCCGAGCGGGCCGGCCAGGGGATGACCGCGATGGTCATTCTCGACCCCGGCACCGTCGGGTCCTGGGCCGAGCACGAGCGGTTGTCCTACACGACCTACACCGACCTGGCGGCCAAGGACGAGGTCTACGACCTGGTCGCCGAAGAGATCGTGCACGCCAACGAGGACCTGCCCGAGGCGATCCGGGTCCAGCGCTTCGTGCTGCTGCACAAGCAGCTCGACCCCGACGATGACGAGATCACCCGCACCCGCAAGGTCCGCCGCAACGTCATCGACGAGCGCTACGCCACCATCATCGCCGCCCTGCGCGCCGGCGAGGGCGAGGCCCGGATCAGCAGCCGCGTCACCTACCAGGACGGCTCCTCGGTCGTGCGGGAGCTGGGGCTGCGCATCTTCGACCTGACCACCTACGAGATCCCGCAGGGCCGGGGTCGCCGGCCGGTATGGAGTGGGCGCCGATGAGCGACAGCGTCGTGAGGACACGAGCTTGTGAGGCGGGACAGTGCGTGCGGCGCGTCCAGGGCCTTGAGGAGGCACGATGAGCACCTTCGTCAGTGTGCTGGCCTACGGGCTGGCCGACGGCGCGATCCTGGCGTTGGCCGCGCTGGGCTTCGTGCTGATCTACAAGGCCACGTCGGTCATCAACTTCGCCCAGGGCGAGTTCCTGCTCGTGGGTGCCTACATGTTCTACACCGCGTTCGTGGTGATGAGGCTGCCGCTGCTGCTGGCCGTGCTGGTCGGTGTCGTGGTGGCCACGCTCATCGGCGTGCTCGTGGAACGGCTGATCCTGCGCCCGATGATCGGGGAGAGCGCGATCAGCATCATCATGGTCACGATCGGCCTGTCCTCGCTGCTGCGGGCGCTGGTGCAGATGTTCTACGGCACCCGCCCCCAGCCGATGCCGGCGATCTTGCCTCGCGGCTCGGTGCAGATCCTGGGCGCCACGGTGCCGATCAACCGCCTGCTGGTCATCCTCGTCGCGGCCGTCGTGCTCACCGCGTTCACGATCTTCTTCCGCAAGTCCCGGCACGGCATCGCGATGCGCGCCGTGGCCGACGACCAGCAGGCGGCCATGACGATGGGCATCTCGGTGCGCCGCATCTTCGCCATGGCTTGGGCGTTGGCCGGCGTCAGCGCTCTCATCGCCGGTGTCCTGCTCGCCGACATCTCCGCGGTCGACCAGAACCTCGCGGCGTTCGGCCTGCTCGTCTTCCCCGTCGTCATCCTCGGCGGCCTGGACTCGGTGCCAGGCACGATCGTCGGCGGCATGATCATGGGCCTGCTCATCCAGGCCACCGCCAGCTACTGGGAGGCCGGCCTGGCCGTCGTCATCCCCTATGTCGTCCTCGTCCTCATCCTGCTGGTCAAGCCCTACGGGCTGTTCGGCGAGACCCGCATCGAGAGGGTGTGAGCAGCCCGTGGCCATGACCGCCACCGGTGTCCACCACCGGTCCTACACCTCCGAGCTACGCCTGCGCGCGACGCGGGCCGAGTATGTCCGCCTGGCACTGATGGGCGTGCTGCTGGTCGTCGTGCCGTTCGTGCTCGACAACTACTGGATGTCGATCGCCAACACGATCCTCATTGCCATCATCGGCGCCGTCGGGCTCAACATCCTGGTCGGCTACACCGGGCAGATCTCCCTGGGGCAGGGCGGCTTCCTCGCCGTGGGTGCTTACACCTCGGTGATCCTCTCGGACCGGATGGGCCTGCCCACCCCGCTCGCGATCGCCTTCGCGGTGGTCTTCACCGCGGTCGTCGGCACCTTCTTCGGCCTGCCGGGGCTGCGGCTCAAGGGGCTCTACCTGGCGATCGCCACCTTGGCCAGCCAGCAGATCATCGAATTCTTCATCCGCCGCGATATCGGCGACTTCCTCACCGGCGGTCTGGGCTACATCAACGTCGAGCGGTTCGGTTTCCTCGGCTTCCAGATCGGTGGCCGAGACGTCTTCGAGCGGCAGTGGTACGTCATCCTGGCGATCCTGGCGGTGCTGTCGGTGATGGCCGCCCGCAACCTGTTCCGCACCGGCCTGGGCCGCTCGTTCATGGCGGTGCGCGACCAGGACATCGCCGCCGAGGCGATCGGGGTCAACCTGACCCGGGCCAAGCTGACCGCCTTCGCCGTCTCCTCCGGCTTCGTCGGGCTCGCCGGTGCGCTCACCGCGCACTACAGCGAGGTCGTCTCCTGGGAGAAGTTCACCCTGCAGGTCTCGATCCTCTACCTGGCGATGATCATCGTCGGTGGGTTGGGCAGCATCGCCGGCGCGGTCTATGGGGCCATCTTCATGACCCTGCTCCCGGTGGTCATCCGCAACGTCGCCAACGCCTTCGAGTCGGTCGTGCCGTTCCTGGGCAACCAGCTGCCCGCGGTGCAGAACGCGACCTTCGGTTTGGTCATCATCCTCTTCCTCATCATCGAGCCCAGAGGGTTGAACCGGCTCTGGGAACGGATCAAAGAGTTCTTCCGGTTCTGGCCCTTCCGTTACTGACGCCCCTGTAGTCCCCCCGACCCCAGCCCACGACATACCTGCAAGACACCCCCAAGGAGAGAACCATGAACCGCACACGACGTGGAGCCCTGATCGCCTCACTGGCTGCCCTGACCCTCGGGCTGTCGGCCTGCGGCAACGGTGACGGCGGAGGCGGCGACGGTGACGCCAGTCCCATCCCGATCGGCATCATCGCCGACCTGTCCGGCGCGACCGGTGACGTCGGCACGCCCTACAACCAGGGCATGCTCGCCTACATCAACCACCTCAACGCTGAGGGCGGCATCGACGGGCGGATGATCGAGGCCGACTCCAACGACTACGCCTACGAGGTGCCGCAGGCCGAGGATCTCTACCGCCAGTACGTCAACGACGGCGTCGTCGCCGTCCAGGGTTGGGGCACCGGAGACACCGAGGCGCTGCACACCCGCGTCGGCCAGGACGAGCTGCCGTTCATGTCCGGCTCGTTCGCCGAGTCGCTCACCGACCCGAACGAGGCGCCTTACAACTTCGTCGTCGCACCGACCTACTCCGACCAGATGCGCGTGGCGCTGAACTGGATCAACGAGGACTCTGGCGGCGACGCCGAAGTCGCGGTCTTCCACCACGACAGCCCCTTCGGCACCGCCCCGGTCGCCGACGGCCAGGAGTGGGTGGAGGAGCAGGGCTACGGGCTGGGCTACCAGGCCTACGCGATGCCCGGCGGCCAGCAGAACTACGTCGGCCTGCTGAACCAGGCGCAGAGCCAGGGTGCGCAGTACATCGTCATCCAGAACGTGGCCAGCCCGGCCGCGCTCGTCGCCCGGGACATCGCCGACCAGAACCTGGACATGACGATCGTCTGCCTCAACTGGTGCGGCAACGAGCTGTTCATCGACACCGCAGGGGAGCAGGCCGCCGAGGGCCACATGCTCATCCAGCCGTTCGCGCCGCTCAGTGTGGAGAAGGAAGGGCACGGGATCATCAACGACTACCTCGAGGAGGAGGGCATCGACCCCGAGAGTGTCGGCACTTCCTGGGTCCAGGGCTGGTACGTCATGCACGTCATGGCCGAGGGCATCCGCCAGGCGGTGGAGAACAACGACGGCGAGGAGCTCACCGGCGAGATGATCCGGGAGGCCCTGGAGACGATGGGCCCGATCGACACCGGCGGCGTCATCGGCGAAGGTGCTATCGAGTTCTCCGCGGAGAGCCACCGCGGCTCCACCAGCACCGGTGTCTACCGGGCCGAGGGCGGCCAGATGGTCGAGGTCGAGGCGGGCGCCACGCCATGAGCACCGCTGCGACTCCCGCGGGGGCGGCCCAGCACACCAGGGCTGCCCCCACCGGGGTCGGCCCGGCCATGCTCGTCCTCAACAACGTCGAGGTCATCTACGACGACGTGATCCTGGTGCTGCGGGGCCTGTCCCTGTCGGTGCCGGAGCACAAGATCGTGGCTCTCCTGGGCTCCAACGGGGCGGGCAAGTCGACCACCCTCAAGGCCGTCTCGGGGCTGCTGCCGAGCGAGCGTGGCGAGGTCACCGACGGCTCGATCGTCTTCAAGGACCAACACATCACCCGGATGGACGCCCCCGCCCGGGTCAAGCACGGGATGAGCCTGGTGATGGAGGGGCGGCACGTCTTCGAGCACCTCACCATCGCCGAGAACCTCGTGGCCGGGGCCTACACGCGCAGCGGCAAGGAGTCGGCCGCGGACCTCGACATGGTCTACGAGTTCTTCCCCAAGCTGGCCGACATGCGGGCCCGGGTCGCGGGCTACCTGTCCGGTGGCGAGCAGCAGATGCTCGCGATCGGGCGGGCGTTGATGTCGCGGCCGCAGTTGCTCATGCTGGACGAGCCCTCGCTGGGCCTGGCGCCGCTGCTGGTGCAGGAGATCTTCGGCTACGTCAAGAGGCTCAACGCCGAGACCGGTCTGACCGTGCTCGTCATCGAGCAGAACGCCCGACGGGCGCTGGAGATCGCC is a window encoding:
- a CDS encoding AMP-binding protein: MASSPPSPALDLARDTFPRLLRQLAEVRPNDVAMQEKLYGIWQPITWSDYARRVEDFAHGLAGFGVERGSIIAVLGDNRPEWLIAELAAQSMGAAVVGIYPTSIGEELEHILAKSAARVVVVEDQEQVDKLLRLKELGRDLDIGQVIFYDPHGLEQYDDPWLIDFTEVERRGRERSEAQPHWFAEQVELGRPDDIAVICTTSGTTSKPKLGELSHANLLAMAHNLTQIDPADSSFRYVSFLPFAWIGEQMLAVAIGLGRGLTISFPEDASTQRSDLREIGPDVMFSPPRIWESMLSEVQVRIDEAGWLKRKVFGWGYDIGDKAARARVQGKGRSGLLTKLADAVSTRPVRDQLGLARVQRAYTGGAPLGPDVFRFFHAIGVNLKQIYGQTEICGIAVVHRDDDIAFNTVGTPIPGTDLRITDDGEILLRSPSVFRGYHRQPAETAKTVDADGWLHTGDAGYLDEDGHLVVIDRAKDVLTAPDGSRYSSQFIENKVKFSPYVEEAVVFGPERAGQGMTAMVILDPGTVGSWAEHERLSYTTYTDLAAKDEVYDLVAEEIVHANEDLPEAIRVQRFVLLHKQLDPDDDEITRTRKVRRNVIDERYATIIAALRAGEGEARISSRVTYQDGSSVVRELGLRIFDLTTYEIPQGRGRRPVWSGRR
- a CDS encoding branched-chain amino acid ABC transporter permease, yielding MSTFVSVLAYGLADGAILALAALGFVLIYKATSVINFAQGEFLLVGAYMFYTAFVVMRLPLLLAVLVGVVVATLIGVLVERLILRPMIGESAISIIMVTIGLSSLLRALVQMFYGTRPQPMPAILPRGSVQILGATVPINRLLVILVAAVVLTAFTIFFRKSRHGIAMRAVADDQQAAMTMGISVRRIFAMAWALAGVSALIAGVLLADISAVDQNLAAFGLLVFPVVILGGLDSVPGTIVGGMIMGLLIQATASYWEAGLAVVIPYVVLVLILLVKPYGLFGETRIERV
- a CDS encoding branched-chain amino acid ABC transporter permease, which codes for MTATGVHHRSYTSELRLRATRAEYVRLALMGVLLVVVPFVLDNYWMSIANTILIAIIGAVGLNILVGYTGQISLGQGGFLAVGAYTSVILSDRMGLPTPLAIAFAVVFTAVVGTFFGLPGLRLKGLYLAIATLASQQIIEFFIRRDIGDFLTGGLGYINVERFGFLGFQIGGRDVFERQWYVILAILAVLSVMAARNLFRTGLGRSFMAVRDQDIAAEAIGVNLTRAKLTAFAVSSGFVGLAGALTAHYSEVVSWEKFTLQVSILYLAMIIVGGLGSIAGAVYGAIFMTLLPVVIRNVANAFESVVPFLGNQLPAVQNATFGLVIILFLIIEPRGLNRLWERIKEFFRFWPFRY
- a CDS encoding ABC transporter substrate-binding protein — protein: MNRTRRGALIASLAALTLGLSACGNGDGGGGDGDASPIPIGIIADLSGATGDVGTPYNQGMLAYINHLNAEGGIDGRMIEADSNDYAYEVPQAEDLYRQYVNDGVVAVQGWGTGDTEALHTRVGQDELPFMSGSFAESLTDPNEAPYNFVVAPTYSDQMRVALNWINEDSGGDAEVAVFHHDSPFGTAPVADGQEWVEEQGYGLGYQAYAMPGGQQNYVGLLNQAQSQGAQYIVIQNVASPAALVARDIADQNLDMTIVCLNWCGNELFIDTAGEQAAEGHMLIQPFAPLSVEKEGHGIINDYLEEEGIDPESVGTSWVQGWYVMHVMAEGIRQAVENNDGEELTGEMIREALETMGPIDTGGVIGEGAIEFSAESHRGSTSTGVYRAEGGQMVEVEAGATP
- a CDS encoding ABC transporter ATP-binding protein codes for the protein MSTAATPAGAAQHTRAAPTGVGPAMLVLNNVEVIYDDVILVLRGLSLSVPEHKIVALLGSNGAGKSTTLKAVSGLLPSERGEVTDGSIVFKDQHITRMDAPARVKHGMSLVMEGRHVFEHLTIAENLVAGAYTRSGKESAADLDMVYEFFPKLADMRARVAGYLSGGEQQMLAIGRALMSRPQLLMLDEPSLGLAPLLVQEIFGYVKRLNAETGLTVLVIEQNARRALEIADHGYIMEQGRIVLEGPAADLRENPDVKEFYLGLGDEGGRKSFRDVKHYKRRKRWL